A window of Pyrinomonadaceae bacterium genomic DNA:
AAATATGTTGTCGACTCGAAATATATTCTGTAGGTGATGCATATACTCTTTTGGGCTTGCAACTGACCCTATCCATAAGGCATCATAGGCTCTGGTTAATCCTTCTCTCGCGCATCAACGGTGATGCGCTCCGCGCATAAAGAGTCAGCGCTGGCGTTTGGATAGTTCGAGAGCAGGCTTGTTTCACACTTCGAAGCCGCTCTTCAAGAGCATCCGAACCTGGTCCTTCGACCGCTACCGTTTCGCCGAAGCCCATCCGATTCGCAGCTTCTTTTTATTCCCAAAGGGAAAAGGTATATCTTTATGTCAACAAAACTTTATGTTGGAAACCTCGCTTTCCAAACCACCAGTCAGGAGCTGCAGGAATTGTTCGCAACGGCCGGCACGGTTGAATCAGCGAGTGTCGTGGAAGACCGCGACACCGGACGTTCGAGAGGGTTCGCCTTCGTCGAAATGTCCACCAAGGAAGAAGCCGCAGCAGCCATCGATCAGTTCAATGGCAAAGAAGTCGGCGGACGCGCCCTGAAAGTCAACGAAGCCAAACCACGCGAGAATCGCAGTGGCGGCGGCGGTGGCGGTCGTGGGTTTGGCGGCAACCGCGGCGGCTTTGGCGGTAATCGTGGTGGTGGTGGCGGTCGCAGCGGCGGCGGCTACGGCGGCGGTGGCGGCGGCAGTCGCGAACCGCGCTGGTAATAAACCAGTCAGCGGTTGAGCAGTGAGCAGTACCTTTGTGTCCCCCGCGGTCTTTCGCGCGAGCGTTAATCATGGCGGACACGGAGGGCTGACCTGTTACTTGCAGTACATACATCTCGGCGACAAATCTGTCGCCCTAAACAAAAGGACTCTATGGATTTTTCTCAACTGGGACTTGCGCCTGCGCAACTGAGCGCTTGCGAGTCTCTCGGATATAACGAACCGACACCTATTCAGCTACAGGCGATTCCTGTCATTCTCAGCGGCCGAGACGTAATCGGCTGTGCCGAAACCGGCACCGGAAAGACGGCCGCATTTTTACTTCCCATTCTGCAGAAGATCAGCGAGCGCGCGCGGCCCGGCCTGCGAGTGCTGGTACTGGCACCCACCCGTGAGCTGGCGCTGCAAATTCAAAAGAATTATGGCGAGCTCAACCTGTCGAAGGACAATCGCAGCGTAATTGCGATCGGTGGCGCAAACATACGAAAACAAATCAGCGAGTTGCGTCGCGGAGCGAGCGTTTTGATCGCTACGCCTGGACGTTTACTCGATCTCACTGAAAGACAAGCGGTCAACCTTTCCACGATCGAGGTATTGGTCCTGGACGAAGCAGATCGCATGCTGGATATGGGATTTCTGCCCGCCATCCGGCGCGTGCTTTCGATGCTGCCTTCAAAACGGCAGACACTTTTGTTTTCCGCGACGATGTCCGGAAACATTGAACAGCTTGCTCGTTCGACGATGAAAGAGCCCAGGTTGATTGAAGTAAATCAACGTGGTCAAGCGGCGACCATGGTCGAACAGACCGTTTACCATGTCGAGCAGCATTCCAAAACAGCGCTCCTGATCGATCTCCTGGAAAAAGAGCGGGAACCGTTCGCCCGCGTGCTCGTGTTTACGCGAACGCGGCGCGGCGCCGAGCGCCTGTCACACATTTTGAAAGCTCGCGATCACAGCGTGGATCGCATTCACGCCGATCGCTCGCAGCCGCAGCGCGAGGCCGCCTTGCGGGAGTTCAGCGACGGTCGCACCCGCGTGTTGGTGGCGACGGACATCGCGGCCCGCGGACTTGATGTTGATTCGGTCTCGCACGTGATTAATTACGACGTGCCGGCCGCGCCGGAAGATTACGTTCACCGCGTCGGCCGCACCGGCAGAGCCGGGAACCAGGGCAAGGCGATTACGATCGTTGCGCCGGTCGACGAGCTGTCAATGCGAGCCATTGAAAGACTGACCGGACAAGCAGTGAAGCGCGTTGTCCCCGAAGGATTTGGGGGAGTGCAGACCGCCTCAGTGTTAGCGGTCAAGCCAATTGCCGGCGCCACGCGGCCGCGAAGCAGCACCATGCGATCGTTTCGACCGCGTCGCGCGAGATAAGAGGGCTATTAACCGTCCAGACGACTAACAGAGAGCATTACTTAGAAGGAGCACCATGGAAGACAAACAGACATTCGCAATCGGAGATCGAGTTGAGCAGATGTGCATCACTTGTGGTGAAGAACGCGGCCACATCGTCGCCTCAATGACTAAGAAGGGCAAGATTACGCGGGTGAGTTGCCCGATCTGCGGCTCGCGCGTTCCTTACAAGAGCGGGACCACGCGGCGAACGTCTAGCAAAGTCGGTGCACCCTACGACCGCGCGCGCACCTATCGCCGTGGACAGGTGCTGATGCATCCGACTTTCGGCGAAGGCGAAGTAACCGCGATCATCGAAACCGGCAAAATGGATGTTTTGTTCGCCGATCGAATGCGGCGGCTGATCCACTCGAGCGTCCAGGCGAGCGTTTAGCTTTCGCTGTACGCGTCGCTTAGTTTGCGAAAGTGATATCCCATCGCTGCCAGGCGCATCGATTCCGCAAATCGATTGCGGTGTTTGAGAAGTGTTTTCGTGAAGAAGCGCCAGAATTCCCGGCGCTCGCGATCGAATACTCCCAGTCTAACTAAAATCCGCGTGAAGGAAGCGAGCGCGTTAAGGGCGTTGTAGTGTGGCCGCTCCACAAACTCGGTCGCTGTTCGCTTCATGGACACGAGAGCCCGCTCGTAATACTCGCGCGGACTATAAATGGTCTGCATGATTCTCTGGTAACCCTGAATCAATAATGCGGGATCCATTATCGTCTTGAAGTTAAGACTGCACACGGTATTGTTTCCGGTAGCATCGTTTCCCAGCAACCTGCCTTCGCGTTCCAGTCTTCTCCACAATTGCGTATCGGGCAGAGCGTTGAGCAAGCCAACCATTGCCAATGGGATGGCGCTCTTGCGAATGAAATCGATCTGGCGCTCAAAGACGTCCAGCGGATCATTATCGAACCCGACAATGAACCCGGCCATGACTTCCATTCCGTAACTCTGAATCTTCTTCACGGAACCGAGTAGGTCGCCGCGGTTCTGCGGCTTCTGGGCTTCCTGCAAGCTCTCTGCGACCGGGGTTTCGATCCCGATGAACACGCGATGGAAGCCCGCATCCCGCATGCTGGCGAGCAAGGCCTCGTCGTCAGCGAGGTTCAGACTGGCTTCGGTGAGAAGTGAAAACGGATAGTCTCGCTCTTTCTGCCATCTGGCGAGCTCGGGCAACAGTTGCCTGACATTCTTTTTGTTGCCGATGAAATTGTCATCAACGACGAACAGGGTGCCGCGCCAACCCAGATCGTACAGCGCCTGGAACTCGGCGACCATCTGTTGATTGCTTTTCGTTCGCGGTACGCGCCCGTAGATTTCAATGATGTCGCAGAATTCGCATGAGAAGGGACAGCCGCGGGAATACTGCACTGACATCGCGCTATAGCGCTTCATGTTAGCGAGTTCAAAATCCGCGAGTGGCGTCGCAGATAGCGGCGGACGCTCAGCAGCCTGGTATGACCGTTTAGCTTCACCGCGCGCCAGGTCCTCGATGAACTGCGGCAAAGTTGTCTCGGCTTCACCGAGAAAAATGTGATCAGCGTCGGGCAGGTCGTGAATCGTCGTCGTTATGTAAGGGCCGCCAATTACTACGCGTTTACCGCGAGCTTTTGCCCGCCGGACGACCTCTCGCAGCGAGTCTTCCTGCACCAACATAGCGGTTGCCATGACCATGTCAGCCCATTCGATATCGGATGTTCGCAGCTTTTCGATATTCAGGTCGACCAGTCGTCTTTCCCACGACGCCGGCAACAAAGCCGACACCGTTAACAGGCCCAAAGGCGGGAAAGCACATCGCTTACCTTCGAAAGGCAGCGCATGGCGAAAACTCCAATATGTATCCGGGAATTCAGGATTGACGAGCAGAACTTTCATCGTTTTCCTCCAGCCTTACCTAATTGTCTTAACCACCGCATGGTCGAACCATGACTGCGCCAGGGGAAAACAAATCCGGTGGGGAGTGGATCATTGAAGGGCGCGCGGACCTTAGCGACGCTGTTTGATCGAACGGTCACGGGTGACTTTTAGCACATCACCTGGCTGACATCCTAAAGCTCGGCAAATACTCTCAAGCGTATTGAAGGTGATTCCCTGAGCCTTGTCCTTTTTCAGACGCCAAAGCGTGGTGTGGCTAACCCCGGTTTCTTTCGCCAGCCAATAAAACGATCGGCCCTGCGCTTTCAATAAGAGATCAATTTGAACTCTGATCATTCCACCTTTTCTTTGTCGAGGGTGCAGCATACACGTTATATCCTGCGACTGTCCAATATTTAATCAACGGCATATATCTCATGTTTGACACACACAAAGCACGCGTGTAGTGTTCTTAAGAGATTGGGTCAAGCTAACTCCATCCGCAGCTCTTCTGGAATTCCCCAGATTATCTGAAGTTAACAGCTCAATTTCGCAAAACGGAAATCGTTGGCGGGGACGTGTGCGTCGCTCACGGGAAAACACTATTGAGCGAACTAGGCATCAGAGAGCGGCAAGTCGGAAGCGTTACCATCCTGCACACGGATGCAATGCTGAGAATCAAGCTGCGTTTCGGCGGAAGCAGTGTGCCGTTGGCCGATGCTGCGGCCGCGCTTCTGGCATCCGGACGAAAACATATCCTGCTGAGTCTTGATGGAGTCAACTCGATCAGTGCGAAGAACCTGGGAGAGTTGGTGGCGACGTACGTGTCAGTAAAGAACGGTGGGGGCCAGTTCAAGTTATTCAACCTGACGCCCACGGTGCGTCAGTTGATGCAGGCGACGAATCTGTTTGCGGTCTTTCAGCTTCACGACACCGAAGCGAACGCTATCAAAAGCTTTCCCGCTGATGCTAGCCAGGCGACCGGTAACGCGATTTCGCAAGAAGCGCAAATAAGATGATCGTCTGTGATTTTTGCGTTAACTTTACGGCAGATGGTGACTGCCGGCTGGGTCTCAAAATTCCGAAGGGCATGAGCTGCCGTGAATTCAATCCGGGGATACAAAAATTCTGCTCTAACCCAGCCGACTTTGTAAGTCGAAACCAGATTGTCCAGATGGCCACCTTCTTTGGTTTCCAGCGGACAGAATTGAAGAAGATTAAAGCAATGGCCGGGGCCGAAGAAATACGTTCGGCGATGGCTTTAGGAGTGGGAAACGTTTGACCATGAAGACAGCGAGTGAAAAAACAGGACCTCCGACGAAGGGACTCAATTGGGGCACGGCGGTTTTTCTTATCATTAGTCATGTGTTGGCGATCGTGGCGCTCTTTTTTTGGAGCTGGCCTGCGCTGATCACAGCAGTAATACTTTATTGGGTAGCCGGCATGCTGGGCGTCGGCATGGGCTATCACCGCCTCATCACCCACCGCGCGTATAAGGTTCCGAAGCCAGTCGAATATTTCCTGGTCACATGTGCAACGCTGTCGCTCGAGGGCGGGCCGATTCAGTGGGTCACGACGCATCGCATTCATCACGCTCATACGGATCGCACAGGCGATCCACATACACCACGCGACGGCGGCTGGTGGGCACATGTCGGTTGGATTCTCCGGGGCGCGGCCCAGGACCACGACCAGGCCACACTCGCGCGCTATGCGCCGGACATGATCAAAAATCGTTACTACGTCTGGCTGACTAAGTATTATTACGTTCCCCTT
This region includes:
- a CDS encoding RNA-binding protein, with amino-acid sequence MSTKLYVGNLAFQTTSQELQELFATAGTVESASVVEDRDTGRSRGFAFVEMSTKEEAAAAIDQFNGKEVGGRALKVNEAKPRENRSGGGGGGRGFGGNRGGFGGNRGGGGGRSGGGYGGGGGGSREPRW
- a CDS encoding DEAD/DEAH box helicase; translation: MDFSQLGLAPAQLSACESLGYNEPTPIQLQAIPVILSGRDVIGCAETGTGKTAAFLLPILQKISERARPGLRVLVLAPTRELALQIQKNYGELNLSKDNRSVIAIGGANIRKQISELRRGASVLIATPGRLLDLTERQAVNLSTIEVLVLDEADRMLDMGFLPAIRRVLSMLPSKRQTLLFSATMSGNIEQLARSTMKEPRLIEVNQRGQAATMVEQTVYHVEQHSKTALLIDLLEKEREPFARVLVFTRTRRGAERLSHILKARDHSVDRIHADRSQPQREAALREFSDGRTRVLVATDIAARGLDVDSVSHVINYDVPAAPEDYVHRVGRTGRAGNQGKAITIVAPVDELSMRAIERLTGQAVKRVVPEGFGGVQTASVLAVKPIAGATRPRSSTMRSFRPRRAR
- a CDS encoding radical SAM protein, which gives rise to MKVLLVNPEFPDTYWSFRHALPFEGKRCAFPPLGLLTVSALLPASWERRLVDLNIEKLRTSDIEWADMVMATAMLVQEDSLREVVRRAKARGKRVVIGGPYITTTIHDLPDADHIFLGEAETTLPQFIEDLARGEAKRSYQAAERPPLSATPLADFELANMKRYSAMSVQYSRGCPFSCEFCDIIEIYGRVPRTKSNQQMVAEFQALYDLGWRGTLFVVDDNFIGNKKNVRQLLPELARWQKERDYPFSLLTEASLNLADDEALLASMRDAGFHRVFIGIETPVAESLQEAQKPQNRGDLLGSVKKIQSYGMEVMAGFIVGFDNDPLDVFERQIDFIRKSAIPLAMVGLLNALPDTQLWRRLEREGRLLGNDATGNNTVCSLNFKTIMDPALLIQGYQRIMQTIYSPREYYERALVSMKRTATEFVERPHYNALNALASFTRILVRLGVFDRERREFWRFFTKTLLKHRNRFAESMRLAAMGYHFRKLSDAYSES
- a CDS encoding helix-turn-helix transcriptional regulator, whose amino-acid sequence is MIRVQIDLLLKAQGRSFYWLAKETGVSHTTLWRLKKDKAQGITFNTLESICRALGCQPGDVLKVTRDRSIKQRR
- a CDS encoding STAS domain-containing protein, which translates into the protein MSELGIRERQVGSVTILHTDAMLRIKLRFGGSSVPLADAAAALLASGRKHILLSLDGVNSISAKNLGELVATYVSVKNGGGQFKLFNLTPTVRQLMQATNLFAVFQLHDTEANAIKSFPADASQATGNAISQEAQIR
- a CDS encoding fatty acid desaturase translates to MKTASEKTGPPTKGLNWGTAVFLIISHVLAIVALFFWSWPALITAVILYWVAGMLGVGMGYHRLITHRAYKVPKPVEYFLVTCATLSLEGGPIQWVTTHRIHHAHTDRTGDPHTPRDGGWWAHVGWILRGAAQDHDQATLARYAPDMIKNRYYVWLTKYYYVPLIVVGLGLLAFGGFGVMLWGVFLRVTLGLHATWLVNSATHMWGRKRFETGEDSRNSWWVALLTFGEGWHNNHHAHPTSAQHGLKWYEIDFNWWGIRALQFLGLARRIKRVRFNSTATMWQLVTGDKKRKPSYERV